One segment of Paraburkholderia sp. PREW-6R DNA contains the following:
- a CDS encoding MetQ/NlpA family lipoprotein: protein MTRLFAKYLAVLAASLLQVAHAATPSVVKIGVSAGAHAQIMNEVRRVAATHGLALDVVVFDDPARIDAALASNEIDAASFEDAPSFDTQRRRHGYALASVATTVTFPIALYSRKLTSLSQLQRGATIAVPADREGTARALILLQNFTLLTFRDSAGLHATLADITSNRLNLRIRQVPRAKLFDTLPGVAFAVIDSDDAARAGLFPARDSLGLEDARSPYANVLTVRESDCTQPWVAQLIASYHSTDVAHFILTRYQDSVRRPW, encoded by the coding sequence ATGACGCGTCTTTTCGCGAAGTATCTGGCTGTGCTGGCTGCCTCCCTCCTCCAGGTCGCGCACGCCGCTACGCCGTCTGTCGTCAAGATTGGCGTAAGCGCCGGTGCGCACGCGCAGATCATGAACGAAGTACGCCGCGTGGCTGCAACGCATGGCCTTGCACTGGACGTCGTCGTCTTCGATGATCCTGCGCGTATCGACGCAGCGCTCGCGTCGAACGAGATCGACGCCGCGAGCTTTGAAGATGCGCCTTCTTTCGACACGCAGCGCCGACGGCATGGCTATGCACTGGCTAGCGTTGCCACCACGGTCACGTTTCCGATCGCACTGTACTCGCGCAAACTGACCAGCCTCAGCCAGTTACAGCGCGGTGCGACGATCGCGGTTCCCGCCGATCGCGAGGGTACGGCGCGCGCACTGATTCTTCTGCAGAATTTCACGTTGCTTACTTTCAGGGACAGCGCGGGTCTGCATGCGACGCTCGCCGATATCACGAGCAACCGGCTGAATCTGAGGATTCGTCAGGTGCCGCGCGCGAAGCTGTTCGATACGCTGCCCGGCGTAGCCTTCGCTGTAATCGACAGTGACGACGCCGCACGCGCCGGCCTCTTTCCCGCGCGCGACAGCCTCGGCCTCGAAGATGCGCGTTCGCCCTATGCCAACGTTCTGACAGTTCGGGAAAGCGATTGCACCCAGCCTTGGGTCGCCCAGTTGATCGCGTCGTATCACTCGACCGACGTTGCGCATTTCATCCTGACGCGCTATCAGGATTCGGTGCGCCGCCCGTGGTGA
- the cls gene encoding cardiolipin synthase has protein sequence MLTIPITVVVTVVIILLIANLSSGEKKIEHKIDRLYSSDDPQFLRSMGLLLGPPVISGNCFEMLRNGDQIFPSMLEGIRAARKTITFETFIYWSGAIGEQIAQALADKAREGVAVHVLLDWVGSSKMDKRYLSMLRDAGAEVIQYHKPHWTGLGRMNDRTHRKLLVVDGRIGFTGGVGIAPEWTGDAQNEKHWRDTHFRVAGPVVGHMQAVFMDNWVKATGNVLHGGDYFPDIESQGDGLAHMFSSSPSGGSDDMQLMYLMAITAATHSIHLASAYFVPDKLTINAIVEAAKRGVKVQIITPGKRIDTHTVREASRACWGDLLKAGVEMYEYQPTMFHCKLLVVDEYLVSVGSTNFDSRSFKLNDEANLNIYDRDFARQQTAVFADDISKSQQITLDIWMHRPLREKLIEKFVPLLDTQL, from the coding sequence ATCGAGCACAAGATCGACCGGCTTTATTCAAGCGACGATCCGCAATTTCTTCGATCGATGGGTTTGCTGCTCGGGCCGCCCGTGATTTCAGGCAATTGCTTTGAAATGCTGCGTAACGGCGATCAGATTTTTCCGTCCATGCTGGAAGGCATTCGTGCCGCGCGCAAGACGATCACGTTTGAAACATTTATCTACTGGTCAGGGGCGATCGGCGAGCAGATCGCGCAGGCACTCGCCGATAAAGCGCGCGAGGGCGTTGCCGTGCATGTGCTGCTCGACTGGGTTGGCTCGTCGAAAATGGACAAGCGTTATCTGAGCATGCTGCGCGACGCAGGCGCTGAAGTTATCCAGTACCACAAGCCGCACTGGACTGGTCTTGGCCGCATGAACGATCGCACGCACCGCAAACTGCTCGTAGTCGACGGGCGTATTGGCTTTACCGGCGGAGTAGGCATCGCACCGGAGTGGACAGGCGATGCGCAGAACGAAAAGCACTGGCGCGATACGCATTTCCGTGTGGCTGGCCCGGTCGTCGGTCATATGCAGGCCGTGTTCATGGATAACTGGGTCAAGGCGACAGGCAACGTCTTGCACGGCGGGGATTACTTTCCCGACATTGAATCGCAAGGCGACGGTCTCGCGCATATGTTCAGCAGTTCGCCCTCGGGCGGCAGCGACGACATGCAGCTCATGTATCTGATGGCGATCACCGCAGCCACGCACAGCATTCATCTGGCAAGCGCGTATTTCGTACCCGACAAATTGACTATCAACGCGATCGTCGAAGCAGCGAAGCGTGGCGTGAAAGTGCAGATCATCACGCCGGGCAAGCGCATCGACACCCACACGGTACGTGAAGCGTCGCGCGCATGCTGGGGCGATCTGCTGAAAGCGGGCGTCGAAATGTACGAATATCAGCCCACCATGTTCCACTGCAAATTGCTGGTGGTGGACGAGTATCTCGTTTCAGTGGGCTCGACCAATTTCGACAGCCGCTCGTTCAAGCTCAACGACGAAGCCAATCTGAACATATACGACCGCGACTTCGCACGACAGCAAACCGCTGTTTTTGCCGACGACATCAGCAAGTCGCAGCAGATTACGCTGGACATCTGGATGCACCGACCATTGCGCGAAAAGCTGATTGAAAAATTTGTACCGCTACTCGACACGCAACTATGA